Genomic window (Mya arenaria isolate MELC-2E11 chromosome 16, ASM2691426v1):
AAGGACAACATTATGGATACCTCTCATTGGATTGTGTTTGTggtccctaggatcaaggtcactgtaactaaaataGAAGAAttgttgaaactaaataacttaagTCAGGGTTGACATACCTTGACCAAACTTAGATTATAGGATGAGTCAATGGATATCTTTCATGGGGTTgcgttttggggtccctaggtgtcaaggtcaaggtcaatgttactagaaatagaaaaaacggttgaaactgaattactttagtcagggttgacatatcttgaccaaacttggtataaaggaagagtttatggatacctgtcatgtgattgtgtttggggtccctatggtcaatgtcactgttactaaaaatagaaaaatagacacaggctgaagttcttctgtcaatcattgaaaacatgttttcgtcgcattgcggcgtttcttgttttaaacaagACAATCTTTTTGCACATTGCTGTATTTCCGCATCAGTCCTGGAAAAGAGTCAACGTTGGTCATGAAATAATAATTGCAGCCAATAAACACATAAGTACCTTGAATACAGTCTTTAACGATGCAAATGTCTGAGTCGAAGGCCGGTCCACCACACGAAGCAGCGTAAGCACAATTTCGAAAACGATGTTTGATGCCATTTCCACATGTGGTAGAGCACTGTGTCCAAGGTTCCCAGTGTGACCAAATCCCATCTATAATCAAGATAAGTGTGTATTTAGCAACAGTAACAGTAACAAAAACGGAAGAGCTGCAAAATAAACACACGGACTTGCAATATTCTTTACTAAGAGTTATCTGGTATATTGCATTGTCAAGCGTTCATCTGCGTATAGCTAGCATTAAgtaattcaaacattttcttataGTAGACTACGGCCACTTCTTATTATCACCTtcgaaaaaaacacagaaaagccAAATCAGCCTTTATATTAGGCATGCAGTAAATGTAGTCTACTCTTATGCAATGTATAGTTGATTGTCTGCATTTAGAGCATATACCATAATGACTTTAATGATACACCCTGAtagacataaacatgtacatgtacatgtacaatgtacatgcaAATTGCTTTATTGAAACATGCATTTCTGATTACACTCGAAtgctattttgtatttgattcAGTGAATAAATGTGAAAGTTTGAAGACATTACGTTGACAGGTTGGGCCAAGGCATATTTTGTCATCTCGATTGTATCCGAAACAGTGCTGTCCAAATAGGGAAGGAGTTGGATTGTCACATGACCTCTCCCTGTGTTGTATTCCTACGCCACAACTGACGGAGCACGTGTCCCATGATGTCCACTCACTCCATCCTCCATcgacttaaacataaacttgATTTGTAAAGATGATgtaatattaaatcattgaatGGTTTATGATCGATTACTTTATCGTACTATCCATTTGAAATGGAACCCAATACAGAGACATACCATCATAAacaatagtttatgttttatataattttaaacctAGTCAATTTCTCgcaagaaaaacaaacatttgtaaattattacTAAGGAATAAATTGGGAAATCGAATGATATGCTTTATATTTAATGTAAGAATGTCATGAACTGTCAACAATagtaatattatacaaatttattattCTACGTTCTTAGAGCATTCATTCGTAAAAatggtatatgtatatgttgattTTTGCTTAAGGTCGTACTTTATTTTACGAGTGTCAgagaaaaacatatttccaaggctggcgaagccacgagtgaaaatttTCCTATGATCACGAATGAAAtcaaatacgatcttacactgaacttaattaattttcttatatGCTTTTTTTCGGAgtttattggtattttaatttagttttctTAGAAAAACCTTCTTTAAACAGAGTATTTGCACCGCCGTTACACGTTGGACGCCCCTCGCGTTAAGTTTTGATCACTGATGAAGTGGCTGTGATTCCTCCGCCAGCTTGGGGAGAACTTGTTTTCCAAgagtatttttaatgtttatcatttacTCGTGTTTCTTGcaaacatttaatgcatttttgttccaattagtttttaattaatgcacgatatattttttttaaagttaaacaagGCATGAATACACTGGTCGGCATTTACTGAATGCACATTTGAAAGGTCGAAAAACCATAGCGcataaattgtttttctttattcttgttttagagttttttcatgatacatgggtaTTCATTCACCCCTCACTGTCAGAGACCATTCTGATTCGCATGAAGACGGGTCGATAAAGAATAAAGACCACGCTAGGATGTTTAcaggaaatattgtattttaaaacttaaacagaTATTGAAGAAAGATATTTGATAGATGATATGATATCAAATTCATGTTTGAGCAATTGTTTTCGTTTGTCATTGGTTGTGTACGAAATCagcttcaaaaacaagaaatcggatgtccatttttttaataaaaggtaagttgtttatttccaaaaatatcACGATTTTTAATTGTGtgcatttctttttcaatatcaaattattatttctggCAACATATTTTGGTTCAAAACGGATGTGTTTAGATTTGAAAAGTGGAATTTACTACAATAGATTAAAAAGtagtttttaaaattgatattttctttcCAAAGTTtgcagtaaaaaatatatttttaattttatttttcatggataaaactcaatattttatgatatgttagAGGTAAAAAGTAAGATTTCAAGCAATTACCTACAATTGCATATGTTAACAATATATGTGTGCGGACTTAAAAACATCATAAATCGTCTTAAGATAATGAAAAAGGACAAAGTAAACCAGGTTAATGGTTTGGATGTTGTcacgcacgcacgtacacaCATACGCACACAAACATACATGGATGCATGCGAGTACCTGGGCATTGACCAAGAGCGCATGCCTTATGCTCAACAGACTCCCCGATGCAGTTTTTGCCGTGATTTGTAGGAGGAGGATTAGTGCAAGTCCTTGTTCTGGTCAAGGTCGTGCTGCCACATGTTACGTCACAGGTTGACCAACTCGACCACACTGACCATTGTCCGTCAGCTGGAGTTATAAGAACATATAATATCAGTCGCAATTTGAATTAAGTTATACTAATTACACGTTAAAACGCTGCaattcattaatattattatcattatttttaagaatcACGTCTTTTAATATACACATCCGAAGTTGTTATAGGTGGAAAatagccgaggtgttccgattggtgTCTGCGAGGCCTTCACCTTGTGTCTATTAATAGGATCTTTGTCATGGTTTGGCTTCTGGACTTGTATTCTGGCTATCAAAAACAAACGAATGGCTAAAATTAGAAATATCCTAATTTTTTTGAGGCGGGGGCGAACTCACCATAGTCACATAGGCCGCAAAATTGAGGGCATATTTGGGCGGCGTGTTCGTAGTCGGATGTGCAAATGTGAAACAATGTGCTCATCCTCGCACAATCCACCGTTTCATCGTCTACACAAGCTGAAACTGCATTTGCCTTGAATGAGTACATGCTTCTTTcacatacatgtgtattgatATGTAATACTGAATCGATTCGGAGAAGTCACAGAAAATAACAGGAATTCAAGTCAAAATTGTTTTGGATGTACCTTAAAACGatatttatttctcattttaaaaaaggcctctttatcttttttttttgtgctttattaaaaataatacataatttgcaataattatattgtttacatgttgttGGGTTTTACTTTAATTCAAATATCGACCAGTCCGACCCCCTTATTCGGTGCATTCATATAATGTTTACGGTGTGTAGAAGAGCACAGTTGCTCATTGCAGTTGTCTGTCGAGCAACATTCAAAGCAACTTCCGGTTTTTCTCGTTGTCACGTGACGTCTTTTAGGCACATCTCTACCAACGATGCTCACAGGTCCTTGGTTTTGTGTTGATTCTGGATGGAGGCAATGCTAagtaaataaattttgtaagTGTTTGGTGTAGGCATAAAGAACAATGTTTTCTTGTTGACCATAATCTTTGCAATACACCCGTTTGTGTTCGCTTCTTTGTTCTTTTACATAGCTCTAAGTAGCTGCCTTAAGTGTATTTAACGTGCTTAATTTCGATATTGATGTCATTAAAACTAACTTAATGTGTCCCGTTCTCCTGCTATTATTATGGTATGTTCGCCCAGACTTGtcaatatacaaacaaaatctTAGTATTGTACTGCCATGCAACAGAGTAAAAACCTAGTCCCACTGCCTTCAATGTCGGGACATTTTAACAATTCCAGTGTATCTAAGTGGAACGCACAACTACTTTTGTTTTACATCACCTGTTTGTCAGAACATCCAAGGTCGATGGTCCCCGAAGGCCCACGTTGTTGATAGCAACTCTACAATATTCCAcaataacttgtttttaaatatttgataataaagtgtgtttttttagttttcttaTCACTAACAACATAGAAAAAAgtagaaaagaaaaacaaacataagtttatttatcaaatgatgTTCTGTTTCGTCATTACGTTGAATCCGCGATAATAGCATGAAATAGGAGCCAATTACACACACATAAATTGGAGAAAATTCCACGAAATAAAAACTGATTGACAAAACTGGAGACAGCTACAAATAATAGGAAATGATTACATAAAATCAAAGACACCAACCtgaaaaaatctttaaacgGGGATTGATGTATTTGGAAAGCAGCCGAAATAAACACTTTAATATAAGGCATGCACAGAAAATATGTGCACATAAATATGCTATATGAATTATATCCTGAAATTACACAACGATAATAACATCATGCACTTTGTTAAGACTACAAATGAATAGGAATGCATAGATATTTGCTATTCAACAAGATCGGAAGCTGgatacatttttcaaatttcaaaaccaaGTTGATTACACCTTTAGAGACAACCGAAGACTCCAGTTTGTGGAATGTGGAATTTAAATTGAGAAATCAGTACATTCACATGCATGACAAACATAATTTctgagtaataaacctttaactactcactaaataatgcattgatggaaaatattaattactgataacaagattgtaaccgtgtatataAAAGCTGAACTCGCACAAATGTTAAATGACTTGTGGgtccaaaaatatttaaagtgatCAACTATTAGatcataaggtagaaacaccGTGTTTGCAACCacattctttcaaattaaacacggcaTCCTTCAGAAGAaccattgttaatatttattcacccttttcggtaaattaaaacaattgttttaattttgatacattttataagggagtaagagtgcatgttttaaagttttctAACCTGATTGCTCCCACAGACAATTGTGGTTTGACATGATGCTGGGTCAGCAACGCCAGAACAATTGTAGCACAGAACACAATCTACAAGAGCGAATAGATTTAGATAATACATTTCATCAGAACTATTgatcagaattaaaaaaaagttttaaatacgCGTATCCAACCATACTTTGAACATATGCTATATTACACATGTGAATTTGATttagttcatttataatattaatttgtatataaaacgCTGCTgtctgtgtttttgttttacttcgAACCTTTATTTTATGGAAACACATAATGGTTTCGTACCAACAACCAACAATCAGGATACAAACTGAAAAAAGATGTATTATGTAGATGTGTtatgctgtattcattttcgatagcaaaaaagtttaataaaGCAGTGGAAACCACTGGGTAAAACCCAAAAAAACAATCTTCAAATGTTCATTGACATCAATTaatgagaaaaataaaacattaaacaaatacaaccataacaaaaaataatgtaagtGTAAGTTAACATACGTATTTCAATTCTTTTCATCTTCATGAAGCGAACAAATATGACCCAATTTGTATATTCACTCTAACAGCGCAGGTAACGCGTCAATACTGATATGGCCCTTCCCATTTTAGAATATGGTCAATAAGACAGTACTTTTAGCGTACATACGAATCAGTCCAACATGTTATGATATTATGCTGTTGGAAGTTTAGCCTTGCATGGATTCAGTTTGGTAGTCCTAGCCATGTTGAAATACCATTTTACACGGACAGCATTAATCTTATTACATTGCGCTACTTGGAAAAATCTAGTGTTTTTATACTAGTATAGTAATGCTTGCCAAGGTTCCTCTAAAATTGGCGTTCCCCTacgcctcccccccccccgcaccCATGGCTCTTGGGCTACGATTGATCACAATTTAGTAATGATCCTTGCGAAAATTCGTAGTTAGATTGACTCCTTGGTGATCATGAAGGATCAGGAAGAGCAACCGTCGAACAATTCAAGATTGTCGTGTTGCTAGCGCAATCGTAGTGGATTATCGAACAGGCATTGGGTAGGCATTCATGGTCCTAGTTGATCGTTGTCGATCGTGAATTTTATGACATTTCAGTACGAATGGACAGGAATGCTCTACGATTTTATAGTTGATTCGCTACGAAATTGAGGGTTGTAACATACATTTGAGCAATCATTAGCAAAGTTTTGTCGTATAGTAGGATTGTTATTGGTACAAGGCCGTACACATATCTCTTTTTGTTAAATAACGTCGTGGCACAATCACCGGTATTTGTATCCAAGCCGTAGGGACGTTGTTAGCATTcttacagaaaaataaaatcagagGCTCCCTTTTCATCACGAGTAATGCCTTTATAATACGCTTGAATGAATCGGGGGTAAAATCATAACACGGATAGCCAGCCTTAAGGCTGTGATCCTTGtgcatttgaataaaatcataGTTATTTTCACCGTAAGGCCTATCCCCGTTGTTTCCTGACATTATCAATACGCAAAAAATATCTATAGCATAGACACTTTAGCAATACTGAAGTGTGTAACAGTAAAGACCTGTTGTCAATAACAAACTATGGTCTGAGATCAAAAGACTAATGGCAAGCGATATAGACGCACATGGTTACCGCTGGTTATGAAAGAATAAAGACTTTCAACACCTACAGTGCGTTCCTTCATGTCGAAATTCattgttgaaattgaattgaTACCACTTGATTTTTATCCGTGTACAATGTATTGTGTATCATGGGTTTCGGGTTAATTTCCGTGATATGCGTCTTGTTGCAAAGGCACTCAGCGTTCAGAGGGAACAACATATGTTCGATACAATGAAAGACAAGGGTTTCGGAAATTATAAACCCTTAATAAAGAGTTCAAACCTCACAGAAGCATTCACTTTCAAAGACACTTTGAAAAGAAGGCAAAAGAAACGTATGAAGTAGGAAACAACTCAGGCCGATATGGGCAAAGGTCAAGTCAAGCTGGGAAAACATCTCACAACTTGTTTCAACTATGGCGAGGAATGTTTGTCGCTGATGTTCGAAAAGGAGTCACTTTGGGCAAATACAAAGATCAGCAGAGAAAGCTGCATCAGAAAAGAAGCCCACGCCGTACCAAACAAAGCAGTGTTAGAAATGTAGGAAACATTGACGTTAATAAAATTGAGGAGGACACAGAGTTGACATACGTAGTCGGTGACAACGAAACCATgagtttcatttcaaaacgtTTCAGTTCGAATCTTGTTGATTCTGGTAGCTGATGCAATGTCTTTGACAAGGCATCTGGGACAGGTTAAATAACGACAAGAACTTCATTTTTGGTTCAATGAACAAAGCATGCAAATACAGTTACACCTATACGACAACGATACCGTTTTAAGCACAGTTGATCaccgttaatccgaaatcgTAGGTAcccaaaacattatttcggaaaagcgatatttcggattaacaattttcataaaatgacaGCGTTCGCAAATAATGGATGAAAtactataaaaacaacataaaacatttaaatcacaatgacagcacatgtatgcattcggaaCATAGCACGGATTGTTCGGTAGCGGGTCGAGTGAGCAATGCGGCACTCGATTTAGATGAGATAGACATTTTCGAATAATACATAGGTTGTGTTAACCAGCAATTATGTACACACTACATCACCCAAATGAATCGCTCATCTTCTGACATctatgtttgtaacatacgcgTGCTCAATGTCATACTTTAGCAAGCGTTAGTTGTGCTCCATTGTCATCTGAAGCCGATACCCGAGTGCATTCGAAGTATGATGTGAAAAACTATGGCATGATCGAGTTCGAAATAAGActtgataaaaagaaaaaaagtatgaaataccaaatcggggGCCGTAATTTTTACTTGGGAAGAGCGATTTcggataaaaaaattatttaaacgaAAAAGGAGTAAAATAGAAATAGCGATGATTTCGAATAAACGGTATAATGTTTAACTGCATGGTAGTCCATTCAAGTGGTGTTCGATGATAAGAGGTGTCCGTCTATCACACAAGAAGACGGTGCGTGGGTTCGATCGCCACCAATTGAAGGTTCCTAaagcctctcaaaatggacaacAAGGATACGGACTCGAGCGTGAATACATCCGCTATCAGCCACGTACGAAGAAGAAAGCTGTGTAAACAATAGTGGTGTTACTGGTGTTAATTCAATCAGTATTTCTAAGTAGGCACACAACTTGAAATGATCATAAATGGGAACAAGGGAACAACTTATCAACCAATGGatacacatgtatttcattaaatatattaaattagttGTGAATTGAAGGgactttttatcaaaatgatagcCATTCCtttatatattgataatgatGGAGCCACGAAGTCATATGCACACTTCAGTAAAATTTCGACatccataaaaataattttacttcgCGTAGAGGGGCCCGGTAGTCGATATATTATGGGTCACCTTTTCCTGAAAGTAAGGAGACAAACGTATTCCGTTCACTCCTTATATGTTCCACTTAGTCAATTATTGGGTGGACTTAAACTATAACGTGTCCGGCAATAACcattcaagcccgtagaggcagcgccttagttcatattagtTGTCACGATCATTGAACGTCCTGACCCAAATGTGTAATTCATTTACCGGGATTTTGGATTTTGTATTAGTTCTTACGAGAATTGGACTTtctgattattatttttttaatcgatATTAAGAACAACAGGTTTGTGTTCTCTTCCAAAGaggataaaaacaattattagtttaaaatgatattctacacattttgttatcaattgatctattcatttattatttgttacaaTAAACTCTATAATATACCAAACGATATACATTAACTTAAAGGTACTTGCTAACGTAAATTGGGGCAAACTTTGCTTACCAGCAATGTTGTATGAAATGCTACGAAAATacttgtttcaaaaataaa
Coding sequences:
- the LOC128221801 gene encoding thrombospondin-2-like, giving the protein MYYLNLFALVDCVLCYNCSGVADPASCQTTIVCGSNQSCYQQRGPSGTIDLGCSDKQHCLHPESTQNQGPVSIVGRDVPKRRHVTTRKTGSCFECCSTDNCNEQLCSSTHLSACVDDETVDCARMSTLFHICTSDYEHAAQICPQFCGLCDYADGQWSVWSSWSTCDVTCGSTTLTRTRTCTNPPPTNHGKNCIGESVEHKACALGQCPVDGGWSEWTSWDTCSVSCGVGIQHRERSCDNPTPSLFGQHCFGYNRDDKICLGPTCQHGIWSHWEPWTQCSTTCGNGIKHRFRNCAYAASCGGPAFDSDICIVKDCIQVKLAGNIVMVSINGGL